One genomic region from Entelurus aequoreus isolate RoL-2023_Sb linkage group LG14, RoL_Eaeq_v1.1, whole genome shotgun sequence encodes:
- the LOC133664753 gene encoding gastrula zinc finger protein XlCGF8.2DB-like: protein MTTEADGDHCGGSQADQLVAPLSDSEDTTSHSSDTDDEDSTDDKTWDPDNTDWKCSHCDKSFGLKKSLNRHMKNHTGEKPFPCSACNQVFSVKADLIKHARIHTQDKYFFCSVCGESFTRRESLKRHMRRHPEVKLFFCSVCGAGFVKKDSLNKHMKTHTGEKPFSCATCGMCFSRKDSLREHTRKHTGEKPFPCSTCGLCFSRRDRLKEHTRTHTGEKPFSCSVCDSNFGRSDYLKIHMRMHTGEKPFSCTTCGLGFTRKSRLNYHTRIHTGGKVLSCSVCDEKFSHEYQLSKHKCAGENSGSKIEKRSADLHQDPDVDQDQHRNTSMMSRRKNHHSSA, encoded by the coding sequence atgacaacagaagctgatggagaccactgtggaggatcacaagcagaccagctcgtagctccactatcagatagtgaggacacaacgtcacactcttctgacactgatgatgaagactctacagATGATAAGACATGGGACCCTGACAACACTGACTggaaatgttctcactgtgacaaaagttTTGGCCTCAAAAAGTCTCTAAATAGACACATGAAAaatcacactggagagaaaccatttCCGTGCTCGGCGTGTAATCAAGTATTCAGCGTAAAAGCGGACCTGATAAAACACGCAAGAATACACACTCaagataaatattttttttgttcagtgtgtGGCGAATCTTTCACACGGCGTGAaagtttgaaaagacacatgagaagacacccTGAAGTGAAACTATTTTTCTGTTCGGTGTGCGGGGCAGGTTTTGTTAAAAAGGACAGTTTGAATAAACATATGAaaacacacacgggagaaaaacctttttcctgcgcAACCTGCGGCATGTGTTTTTCAAGGAAGGACAGTTTGAGAGagcacacaagaaaacacaccggagaaaaaccttttccctGCTCAACCTGTGGCTTATGCTTTTCCAGGAGGGACCGATTGAAAGAGCACACAagaacgcacactggagaaaaacctttttcctgttctgtGTGTGATTCAAATTTTGGCCGAAGTGATTATTTGAAAATCCACATGAgaatgcacactggagaaaaacctttctcctGTACAACCTGTGGTTTAGGTTTTACAAGGAAGAGCCGTTTGAATTATCACACGAGAATACACACTGGGGGGAAAGtgctgagttgcagtgtgtgtgatgaAAAATTCTCTCATGAGTACCAACTCagcaaacacaagtgtgctggtgaaaaCAGCGGCAGTAAAATAGAAAAGCGCTCCGCAGACCTCCACCAGGATCCGGATGTTGATCAGGATCAACAccgaaat